The Raphanus sativus cultivar WK10039 chromosome 2, ASM80110v3, whole genome shotgun sequence genome includes a region encoding these proteins:
- the LOC108842314 gene encoding dehydrin ERD14: MAEETKNVVHEQDVPKVTTEESSAEVTDRGLFDFLGKKKEETKPEETIDSEFEHKVHISEPVVPEVKHEEEEKKHSLLEKLHRSDSSSSSSSEEEGEDGVKRKKIKKDKKKTTTSTTVEGEVKTDEEKKGFMDKLKEKLPGHGKKPEDASPAAPAAPVVAPPVEEAHPAEKKGILEKIKEKLPGYHPKTVDEVKKEKESD; this comes from the exons ATGGCCGAAGAAACCAAGAACGTAGTTCATGAGCAAGATGTGCCAAAGGTAACGACCGAGGAATCATCAGCCGAGGTTACGGATCGTGGACTGTTTGATTTCTTggggaagaagaaggaggaaaCAAAACCAGAGGAGACCATTGACTCTGAGTTTGAACATAAGGTTCATATCTCAGAGCCGGTGGTGCCTGAGGTCAAAcacgaggaagaagagaagaagcatAGTCTCCTCGAGAAGCTTCACCGAAGCGACAGCTCTTCTAGCTCC TCAAGCGAGGAAGAAGGTGAAGATGGtgtgaagaggaagaagatcaagaaggacaagaagaagactacTACTTCTACAACTGTTGAAGGAGAGGTGAAAACTGACGAGGAGAAGAAAGGGTTTATGGACAAGCTGAAGGAGAAGCTTCCAGGTCATGGAAAGAAGCCTGAAGATGCCTCACCCGCCGCCCCTGCCGCACCGGTTGTTGCTCCTCCGGTGGAGGAAGCGCATCCGGCTGAGAAGAAGGGGATCTTGGAGAAGATCAAGGAGAAGCTCCCAGGGTACCATCCCAAGACCGTAGATGAGGTGAAGAAGGAAAAGGAATCTGATTAA
- the LOC108842313 gene encoding L-ascorbate oxidase homolog: MAANASFATALTIIFSLLFAVTAEDPYRFFNWNVTYGDIYPLGVRQQGILIDGKFPGPDIHSVTNDNLVINVFNNLDEPFLLSWNGVQQRRNSYVDGVYGTTCPIPPGKNYTYMLQVKDQIGSFYYFPSLAFHKAAGGFGGIRILSRPRIPVPFPDPAGDYTVLIGDWYKSNHTDLKAKLDSGRKLPLPDGILINGRGTGATLNVEQGKTYRLRISNIGLQHSLNFRIQNHKMKVVEVEGTHTLQTTFSSLDVHVGQSYSVLVTADQPAHDYYVVVSSRFTSTVLTTTGVLRYSGSSGGVSGPIPGGPTIQIDWSLNQARAIRTNLTASGPRPNPQGSYHYGMINTTRTIRLASAAGQVNGKQRYAVNSVSFKPADTPLKLADFFKIDGVYRVGSIQSQPTGGGIYLDTSVMQADYRTFVEIVFENPENIVQSWHLDGYSFWVVGMDGGKWSPASRNEYNLRDALARCTVQVYPSSWTAIYIALDNVGMWNLRSEFWARQYLGQQFYLRVYTTSTSLRDEFPIPKNALLCGRASGRSTRPF; the protein is encoded by the exons ATGGCGGCCAATGCCTCATTCGCCACCGCATTAACCATAATTTTTTCCCTTCTCTTTGCCGTCACGGCGGAAGATCCGTACAGATTCTTTAACTGGAACGTCACATACGGTGACATCTACCCACTCGGCGTTCGTCAACAG GGTATTCTGATCGACGGGAAGTTTCCCGGACCGGACATTCACTCCGTTACTAATGACAATCTCGTCATCAACGTTTTCAATAACCTCGACGAACCTTTCCTCCTTTCATG GAATGGGGTCCAGCAGAGGAGGAACTCGTACGTGGACGGAGTGTACGGAACGACATGCCCAATACCACCGGGGAAGAACTACACTTACATGCTTCAGGTGAAGGATCAGATCGGAAGTTTCTACTACTTCCCTTCTCTCGCTTTCCACAAAGCCGCTGGTGGATTCGGTGGCATCCGTATCCTCAGCCGTCCTAGAATCCCCGTCCCTTTCCCTGATCCCGCCGGAGATTACACTGTTCTTATCGGAGACTGGTACAAGTCCAATCACACG GATTTGAAGGCAAAGCTTGATAGTGGCAGGAAGCTTCCTTTACCAGATGGTATCCTCATCAATGGCCGTGGAACTGGTGCCACTCTCAATGTTGAACAAG GTAAGACATACAGGCTGAGAATATCCAACATAGGGTTACAACACTCACTCAACTTCCGCATTCAAAACCACAAAATGAAAGTGGTCGAAGTCGAAGGGACTCACACTCTTCAGACTACCTTCTCTTCTCTAGACGTTCACGTTGGTCAGTCTTACTCAGTCCTTGTGACTGCTGACCAGCCTGCACATGACTATTACGTGGTGGTCTCTTCTCGGTTCACCTCCACTGTCCTCACCACCACTGGTGTTCTCCGTTACAGCGGCTCTTCCGGTGGTGTCTCTGGTCCTATCCCTGGTGGACCAACCATTCAGATCGACTGGTCCTTGAACCAGGCTCGAGCCATCAG GACTAATCTTACAGCGAGTGGACCAAGGCCTAACCCACAAGGATCATACCACTACGGTATGATAAACACCACAAGAACCATCAGACTTGCTAGCGCTGCCGGTCAGGTCAACGGGAAGCAAAGATACGCCGTGAACAGCGTATCGTTTAAGCCAGCAGACACTCCTCTGAAACTCGCTGACTTCTTCAAGATCGATGGTGTCTACAGAGTTGGAAGCATACAGAGCCAACCCACTGGTGGTGGAATATACCTAGACACGTCTGTTATGCAAGCAGACTACAGAACCTTTGTGGAGATCGTTTTCGAGAACCCTGAGAATATAGTCCAGAGCTGGCATCTAGATGGTTACTCTTTTTGGGTTGTTGG AATGGACGGTGGTAAATGGAGTCCTGCTAGTAGAAACGAGTACAATCTACGCGATGCATTAGCTCGCTGCACCGTTCAG GTATATCCGAGTTCATGGACGGCTATATACATAGCACTAGACAACGTAGGGATGTGGAACCTAAGATCCGAGTTTTGGGCAAGGCAGTACTTAGGACAACAGTTCTATTTACGTGTCTACACAACTTCCACTTCTCTCAGAGATGAATTCCCAATCCCTAAGAACGCTCTTCTATGTGGTAGAGCTAGCGGTCGTAGCACCAGACCGTTTTAG
- the LOC108831010 gene encoding uncharacterized protein LOC108831010, with translation MLTAFAVNARSQIFAFVTVPTLRFRLRINTLRRQSSSLLPPQAHSVLYIQDDLEAEPEVLLDPNTLSEDGTVSLNTFSISEDAKYLAYGLSSSGSDWVTINVIKIDDKKVEPDTLSWVKFSGITWTHDSKGFFYGRYPAPKDGEGIDAGTETNSNLYHELYYHFLGTDQSQDILCWRDRENPKYMFGAGVTDDGKYLVMSTGEGCDPVNKLYYCDLSSLSGGLESFRGSSSFLPFIKLVDTFDAQYVVISNDETMFTFLTNKDAPKYKLVRVDLKEPTSWTDVVEEHEKDVLESACVVNGNQLVVCYMSDVKHVLHIRDLESGSLLHQLDVDIGSVSDVTARRKDSAFFFSFTSYLTPGVIYKCDLASGSPEVKVFREVAVPGFDREAFQATQVFYPSKDGTKIPMFIVAKKGINLDGSHPCLLYAYGGFNISITPSFSASRIVLSKHLGVVFCFANIRGGGEYGEEWHKAGSLAKKQNCFDDFIAGAEYLVSAGYTQPSKLCVEGGSNGGLLIGACINQRPDLFGCALAHVGVMDMLRFHKFTIGHAWTSDYGCSETEEEFHWLIKYSPLHNVKRPWEEQSDSFVQYPSTMLLTADHDDRVVPLHSLKLLATMQHVLCTSLEHSPQTNPIIGRIEVKAGHGAGRPTQKIIDEAADRYSFMAKVVNASWTE, from the exons ATGCTCACAGCCTTTGCAGTCAACGCGCGTTCCCAGATTTTCGCGTTTGTAACCGTCCCAACACTCCGTTTCCGCCTCCGTATAAATACATTACGACgtcaatcttcttctcttcttcctcc ACAAGCTCACAGTGTGCTGTATATACAGGATGATCTAGAAGCTGAGCCTGAGGTCTTGCTCGATCCCAACACTCTCAGTGAAGATGGAACAGTGTCACTAAACACGTTTAGTATAAGCGAGGATGCTAAGTACTTGGCCTATGGTCTTAGCTCGAGCGGTAGCGACTGGGTGACGATTAACGTGATCAAGATCGATGATAAGAAAGTGGAGCCTGATACTTTATCATGG GTTAAGTTCAGTGGGATCACATGGACGCACGATAGTAAAGGTTTTTTCTACGGTCGTTACCCTGCACCCAA GGATGGAGAGGGTATCGATGCTGGCACCGAGACGAATTCGAATCTTTATCATGAGCTGTACTACCATTTCCTTGGGACAGATCAGTCTCAAGATATCTTGTGCTGGAGAGATCGTGAGAATCCCAAGTATATGTTCGGAGCTGGAGTCACCGACGATGGGAAG TATCTAGTCATGAGCACTGGAGAGGGTTGTGACCCTGTCAACAAGTTATACTACTGTGATCTCTCTTCGCTTTCAGGAGGTCTTGAGAGTTTCAGAGGAAGCAGCAGTTTCCTTCCATTCATCAAGCTTGTTGATACATTCGACGCACAGTATGTTGTGATTTCAAATGATGAGACTATGTTCACTTTCTTGACGAATAAAGACGCTCCTAAGTATAAACTAGTCCGAGTTGATCTAAAGGAACCAACTAGTTGGACTGATGTTGTTGAAGAACACGAGAAGGATGTTTTGGAATCAGCGTGTGTGGTCAATGGGAATCAACTGGTCGTTTGCTATATGAGCGATGTGAAGCACGTTCTTCATATCAGGGACCTGGAATCTGGTTCTTTGCTTCACCAGTTAGATGTAGATATTGGTTCTGTATCTGATGTTACTGCTCGGCGCAAGGATAGTGCCTTCTTCTTTAGCTTTACTAGCTACCTCACTCCCGGTGTGATTTACAAGTGTGACTTAGCTAGTGGATCTCCTGAAGTTAAGGTGTTTAGGGAGGTTGCTGTGCCAGGATTTGACAGGGAAGCATTTCAAGCTACTCAG GTCTTTTATCCGAGCAAGGATGGAACAAAGATACCAATGTTTATCGTGGCCAAAAAGGGTATCAACCTAGATGGATCACACCCATGTTTGCTGTACGCATACGGTGGTTTCAACATAAGTATAACACCATCTTTCAGCGCGAGTCGCATCGTGCTCAGCAAGCATCTAGGTGTTGTTTTCTGCTTTGCGAACATTCGTGGTGGTGGGGAGTACGGTGAGGAATGGCACAAAGCTGGTTCGCTTGCCAAGAAGCAGAACTGCTTCGATGACTTCATAGCTGGAGCAGAGTATCTCGTCTCCGCTGGTTATACGCAACCGAGTAAGCTTTGTGTCGAAGGTGGGAGTAATGGTGGACTCCTGATCGGTGCTTGTATAAACCAGAGACCAGACCTTTTTGGTTGTGCTTTGGCTCACGTGGGTGTTATGGATATGCTACGGTTTCACAAGTTCACCATAGGCCATGCGTGGACTTCTGACTATGGTTGCTCCGAGACTGAAGAGGAGTTTCATTGGCTGATAAA GTACTCGCCTCTGCACAATGTGAAGAGACCATGGGAGGAGCAATCCgatagttttgttcagtacccaTCAACCATGTTGCTGACAGCTGATCACGATGACAGAGTTGTGCCACTTCACTCTTTGAAGTTACTTGCG ACGATGCAGCACGTGCTGTGCACAAGCTTAGAGCATAGTCCACAGACAAACCCCATAATTGGTCGCATAGAAGTTAAGGCTGGTCATGGAGCTGGTCGCCCAACCCAAAAGATT ATTGATGAAGCGGCGGATCGGTATTCCTTCATGGCAAAGGTGGTGAATGCTTCATGGACCGAGTAA